A stretch of Bacteroidales bacterium DNA encodes these proteins:
- the thiL gene encoding thiamine-phosphate kinase codes for MEFENKENRTEIGSLGEFGLIKHLTENIKIKNKTTIKGIGDDAAVIDFNKKKTLVSTDILVEGIHFDLSYTPLKHLGYKTAVVNFSDIAAMNAKPSQLLISIALSNRFSLEAVEELYSGILMACKKYNVDLVGGDTSSSERGLFICPTVIGEADEEQIIYRNTAKPNDLICVSGDLGAAYMGLQILEREKAVFRVNPEMQPDLAGYDYILERQLKPEARTDIVDLLKDLKVKPTSMIDVSDGLASELLHICAGSNVGCSIYEEKIPLDEKTFNTAIEFKMDPTVCALSGGEDYELLFTVDISDFEKIKGIREFTIIGHITEKEAGVNLISRSGSQNPITAQGWDSILKNKK; via the coding sequence ATGGAATTTGAAAATAAAGAAAACCGCACAGAAATTGGCTCTTTAGGAGAATTCGGACTTATAAAACATCTGACCGAAAATATTAAAATAAAAAATAAAACTACAATAAAAGGAATTGGTGATGATGCTGCAGTCATTGATTTTAATAAAAAGAAAACATTGGTTTCTACAGATATTCTTGTTGAAGGAATTCATTTTGATTTATCATACACACCGTTGAAACATTTAGGATACAAAACAGCAGTTGTTAATTTTTCGGATATAGCTGCGATGAATGCGAAGCCAAGTCAGCTACTTATCAGCATTGCTCTTTCAAATCGTTTTTCTCTTGAGGCGGTTGAAGAACTTTATTCGGGAATACTTATGGCATGCAAAAAATATAATGTTGATTTAGTTGGTGGCGATACAAGCTCAAGTGAAAGGGGTTTGTTTATTTGTCCTACCGTTATTGGTGAAGCCGATGAAGAACAAATAATATACAGAAACACTGCAAAACCAAACGATTTGATTTGTGTCAGCGGTGATTTAGGTGCAGCATACATGGGATTACAGATTTTGGAAAGAGAAAAGGCGGTATTTAGAGTAAATCCCGAAATGCAGCCCGATTTGGCAGGATATGATTACATTCTGGAACGCCAGTTGAAACCCGAGGCAAGAACAGATATTGTAGATTTACTGAAAGATTTAAAAGTTAAACCTACTTCGATGATTGATGTGTCTGATGGTTTGGCTTCGGAACTGCTTCATATCTGCGCCGGTTCAAATGTCGGTTGCAGTATTTATGAAGAAAAAATTCCGCTCGATGAAAAAACTTTTAACACTGCTATTGAATTTAAAATGGACCCGACGGTTTGTGCATTAAGCGGAGGCGAAGATTATGAATTGCTTTTTACAGTTGACATTTCCGATTTCGAAAAAATAAAAGGAATAAGAGAATTTACAATAATAGGACATATTACGGAAAAAGAAGCGGGAGTAAATCTAATTTCACGAAGTGGTTCTCAAAATCCTATAACTGCTCAGGGGTGGGATTCAATATTGAAGAATAAAAAATAG